CAGCTGGCTATCCTGCAGGCAGAACCGATGCTGATTGTAGAGGTTATTCCGGAAGAGCCCGAGGGAGATCTCCTTGAGGGAAACCTGGATCCGGCCCAGCTGGAGACCATGAAATTTGATGATCTGAAAAAGCTGGCTCAGGAGATGGGACTGGAAATACCGGCGAGGCCGTCAAAAGCTATACTCATTGAGTTGATTGCTGCGCAAACGGTGTTTGCTCCCAAGGACAAAGTGACGGATCAAGAGCCAGGAGATGAGCAGTAATGTACTGCACAGTCCAGGACATCATTGACAGGATTTCCGAAGACGTCCTGATCCGGCTCACCGATGATGACGGCACCGGCCTTGTCAACGAGGGGAAAGTCACCAGTGCAATTGAAGAGGCCGAGGGTGAAATTGATTCCTACTGCCAGGCACGCTATACCCTCCCCTTCAATCCGGTGCCCAAGGTTATCAAGAAAATTGCCGTGGACCTGGTTGTCTATACCTTGTTCGCCAGGCGTGGCCTTAACCCGGACGACAACGCCGACCAGATTGTCATCCAGCAGCGCAAAGACGCCATCAAATTCCTGGAAAACCTGGCCCGCGGGCTGGTCACCATCGGCCCGGTCCAGCAGGAGACTAAACCCCCGGAAAACGAAGTGCAGTTTACTGCTCCACCCAGGGTCTTTTCCAGGGAATCCATGAACGGGTATTAGATGAGCGGAGTAAAACTGTTCGGCGACTGGTCCAAATTTGACAAGGCCATGCACCGCCTGGTCAGGTTCAACTTTCTGGCCTTGCATAAAAACATCGGTGAGCAGCTGGTCTCCAGCACTAAAAACAGATTCCGGCAGCAGATCGGTCCGGATAAAAAACCTTGGGCCAAGTCCTTCCGGGCTGCTGTGGAAAAGGGCAAAACCCTGATGGACAGCAGGGACCTGTTTAACTCCTTAACTTACAAAGCCGCGCCAGACCGGGTTGACGTGGGCACCAATAAAATCTACGCAGCCACGCACCAGGAAGGTGCGATCATAAAAGCCAGGCGCACCAAGTTTCTTAAGTTCAAAATCGGCAATTCTTTCGTTCTGAAAAGAAAAGTCAAGATCCCGGCTCGCCCCTTTTTAGGCATCAATGATGATGATTATGAGGACATCAAGGAGATAATCCAAGACCAGATTGAGGAGACATTGAGATGATCCAAACCTGCTTAAACCATATAACGGCTTGTCTCACCCAGATTGGAATCGACAAGCATTTCATTGATGACGGGAACATCAACGACTACAAAGGGGATAAATATGCCGGGGTAATGACGGAGGAAGGAAGCACGGCCAGGGACGGCCGCCGCATCGGCACGGCGGACGACCTGGTCAACATGAAACGGATCTACAGGCGGCGCTTGTTCGTTAGAGAGCAGCCCTTCCTTATCCTCCTGGTGGATAAGGATAAAGACAAAGTTGATGCCCACCTGCGGAATTTCCTTTCCAGTCTCGGCACTTACATCAAGGATCAGGACAACAACCCCATAGATATAACCGTGTCCAACGCCAATTGGATGGAAGAACGCAGCAAGCTTAGCAGCCGTTCGGGTGTAGAAATTACTGTAACTTTTTCGGGAGGGATTTATAAGGACCAGGAGGTTAGCCTTATAGACCTTTCCACCGCTTTGGACTTTG
The sequence above is a segment of the Peptococcaceae bacterium genome. Coding sequences within it:
- a CDS encoding HI1506-related protein; the protein is MAVKIISKMAGFRRCGITHPAGPTVYPDGTFDEKQLAILQAEPMLIVEVIPEEPEGDLLEGNLDPAQLETMKFDDLKKLAQEMGLEIPARPSKAILIELIAAQTVFAPKDKVTDQEPGDEQ
- a CDS encoding DUF1320 domain-containing protein, which translates into the protein MYCTVQDIIDRISEDVLIRLTDDDGTGLVNEGKVTSAIEEAEGEIDSYCQARYTLPFNPVPKVIKKIAVDLVVYTLFARRGLNPDDNADQIVIQQRKDAIKFLENLARGLVTIGPVQQETKPPENEVQFTAPPRVFSRESMNGY
- a CDS encoding phage virion morphogenesis protein — translated: MSGVKLFGDWSKFDKAMHRLVRFNFLALHKNIGEQLVSSTKNRFRQQIGPDKKPWAKSFRAAVEKGKTLMDSRDLFNSLTYKAAPDRVDVGTNKIYAATHQEGAIIKARRTKFLKFKIGNSFVLKRKVKIPARPFLGINDDDYEDIKEIIQDQIEETLR